Proteins from one Desmodus rotundus isolate HL8 chromosome 9, HLdesRot8A.1, whole genome shotgun sequence genomic window:
- the EFNB3 gene encoding ephrin-B3 isoform X2 yields the protein MGAPQFRPGGVRVGALLLLGFWGLVSGLSLEPVYWNSANKRFQAEGGYVLYPQIGDRLDLLCPRARPPGPHSSPNYEFYKLYLVGGAQGRRCEAPPAPNLLLTCDRPDLDLRFTIKFQEYSPNLWGHEFRSHHDYYIIATSDGTREGLESLQGGVCLTRGMKVLLRVGQSPRGGAAPRKPVSEMPVERDQGAAHSLEPGKESVPATMRSVLFCPVANSKIRTSWDTYGLGLMLNGSLGTGSGLLQIRSDQAWTEVAWEVAEAVQQELEVPSSRTGSSTSETGSGLAGTQVT from the exons ATGGGGGCCCCCCAATTTAGGCCGGGGGGCGTGCGAGTCGGGGCCCTGCTGCTGCTCGGTTTTTGGGGGCTGGTGTCTGGGCTCAGCCTGGAGCCTGTCTACTGGAATTCGGCGAATAAGAG GTTCCAGGCAGAGGGTGGTTACGTGCTCTACCCTCAGATTGGGGACCGGCTAGACCTGCTTTGTCCCCGGGCCCGGCCTCCTGGTCCCCACTCCTCTCCTAATTATGAGTTCTACAAGCTGTATCTGGTAGGGGGTGCCCAGGGCCGACGCTGTGAGGCACCCCCTGCCCCAAACCTTCTTCTCACTTGTGACCGGCCAGACCTGGATCTCCGCTTCACCATCAAGTTCCAGGAGTATAGCCCTAATCTTTGGGGCCACGAGTTCCGCTCACACCATGATTACTACATAATTG CCACATCAGATGGGACCCGGGAAGGCCTGGAGAGCTTGCAGGGAGGTGTGTGCCTTACCAGAGGCATGAAGGTTCTTCTCCGAGTGGGACAAA GTCCCCGAGGAGGGGCTGCCCCCCGAAAGCCTGTGTCTGAAATGCCCGTGGAAAGAGACCAAGGGGCAGCCCAcagcctggagcctgggaaggagAGTGTGCCAG CTACCATGAGAAGTGTCCTGTTTTGTCCAGTGGCCAATAGCAAGATACGAACCAGTTGGGACACATATGGACTTGGTCTGATGCTGAATGGGTCACTTGGGACAGGAAGTGGCTTGCTCCAGATAAGAAGTGACCAGGCCTGGACAGAAGTGGCCTGGGAAGTGGCAGAAGCAGTACAGCAGGAACTGGAAGTGCCTTCATCCAGGACAGGAAGTAGTACTTCTGAAACAGGAAGTGGTCTGGCTGGAACTCAAGTGACTTag
- the EFNB3 gene encoding ephrin-B3 isoform X1: protein MGAPQFRPGGVRVGALLLLGFWGLVSGLSLEPVYWNSANKRFQAEGGYVLYPQIGDRLDLLCPRARPPGPHSSPNYEFYKLYLVGGAQGRRCEAPPAPNLLLTCDRPDLDLRFTIKFQEYSPNLWGHEFRSHHDYYIIATSDGTREGLESLQGGVCLTRGMKVLLRVGQSPRGGAAPRKPVSEMPVERDQGAAHSLEPGKESVPGDPTSNATSRGAEGPLPPPSMPAVAGAAGGLVLLLLGVAGAGGAMCWRRRRAKPSESRHPGPGSFGRGGSLGLGGGGGMGPRETEPGELGIALRGSGAADPPFCPHYEKVSGDYGHPVYIVQDGPPQSPPNIYYKV from the exons ATGGGGGCCCCCCAATTTAGGCCGGGGGGCGTGCGAGTCGGGGCCCTGCTGCTGCTCGGTTTTTGGGGGCTGGTGTCTGGGCTCAGCCTGGAGCCTGTCTACTGGAATTCGGCGAATAAGAG GTTCCAGGCAGAGGGTGGTTACGTGCTCTACCCTCAGATTGGGGACCGGCTAGACCTGCTTTGTCCCCGGGCCCGGCCTCCTGGTCCCCACTCCTCTCCTAATTATGAGTTCTACAAGCTGTATCTGGTAGGGGGTGCCCAGGGCCGACGCTGTGAGGCACCCCCTGCCCCAAACCTTCTTCTCACTTGTGACCGGCCAGACCTGGATCTCCGCTTCACCATCAAGTTCCAGGAGTATAGCCCTAATCTTTGGGGCCACGAGTTCCGCTCACACCATGATTACTACATAATTG CCACATCAGATGGGACCCGGGAAGGCCTGGAGAGCTTGCAGGGAGGTGTGTGCCTTACCAGAGGCATGAAGGTTCTTCTCCGAGTGGGACAAA GTCCCCGAGGAGGGGCTGCCCCCCGAAAGCCTGTGTCTGAAATGCCCGTGGAAAGAGACCAAGGGGCAGCCCAcagcctggagcctgggaaggagAGTGTGCCAG GTGACCCCACCAGCAATGCAACCTCCCGGGGTGCTGAaggccccctgccccctcccagcatGCCCGCAGTGGCCGGGGCAGCAGGGGGGCTGGTGCTGCTCTTGCTGGgcgtggcaggggctgggggtgccaTGTGTTGGCGGAGACGGCGGGCCAAGCCTTCGGAGAGTCGCCACCCTGGTCCTGGCTCCTTTGGGAGGGGAGGGTCTCTGGGtcttgggggtggaggtgggatgggACCTAGGGAGACTGAGCCTGGGGAACTAGGGATAGCTCTTCGGGGCAGTGGGGCTGCAGACCCCCCCTTCTGTCCCCACTATGAGAAGGTGAGTGGTGACTATGGGCATCCTGTGTACATTGTACAGGATGGGCCTCCCCAGAGCCCTCCAAACATCTACTACAAAGTATGA